Within Paroedura picta isolate Pp20150507F chromosome 13, Ppicta_v3.0, whole genome shotgun sequence, the genomic segment AATGAGAAACTGGGCAGGTACCATGCAGATGCCCTCTAAGCCGATTCCATCACACCAAATGGGAGAATCCTTCAACAGGTACGGAGGTAAAAAATACGCACACATACACAAGGTGCTTCTACCTTTTCTACCTGCTGGACACCATCCTGTTCTTTCTTTGGAGGCCTGGAGACGATGATGACCCCTTCGGTCAGCCAACTGTCTTgccttctccactcctcctcttccGGCTTGCTAATCCCCAGCCTGTCTTGCAACTCCTCAATCAAGCGGTCTTGGGAGACAGACTTGTGAAAAATGGCAGGCCCCAGCTTGCGTCTCGGCGAGAGGTCACGGCACATGGGGTGCACATTGAAGGTCTCTTTCGTTTGCTTGATAACGGATTTTATCTTaatgagggggaggaggaaatggcaCCCTCAAAACACAAGGATGGCAACTCTTAATGAACCGCGTAGGAAGCACAACCTTCACACTCAAAAGGGTTAGTGGccataagcggggggggggggggggagacagacgcCATTCAGTTCTCAGTGGGGAGAAATTAATTTGGGCAGCGCCATTGGCTCTGGCTCGGTTTTTCAGAAAAGTCCTCTAAGGAGAGCAACGTCAGCTGTTGGCTCGGACGACAGAAAGCCAACAAAGCCACTGCAGTCGGCCAAGCTCAACAGAGGCCATCACACCAGGTTTTAGAAACCTTATAACCATAATGGCCTAGGATGGCCTCCTTAACAACTATACGCTTAGGGGATTCTCTAATCGCGACCAGTTGGAGACGGTGCAAGGGCAGACGTCATGCAGAAGAACAGCCGCAGCCATCAACAGCAGCAAAATCACTTAAAGGCATTAAAACCCTAGTGGTCCATCTCCCACCATTGTAACACAAGCTTCGGCAGGCACAGCCTACCGCAGTTGCACAGAATAATTCCAGAATCAGGCCACACTCTAAGCCAGCACGGCTACCAATGTACTGCTGGGAGGATGACCTGAAAGAGGTTCCCTTCCACTGGCGTCATACACTGTGCCGCTCTTCTGAATCttctctctaaggcaggggtagtcaaactgcggccctccagatgtccatggactacaattcccaggagccccctgccagcgaatgctggcagggggctcctgggaattgtagtccatggacatctggagggccgcagtttgactacccctgctctaaggcttcACCCCTGGGTTCAATCCCATGGCGTGCAGACGGCAGGCAGCCCTTCATTCTCGCGTCCGAAAGGAAGCCGAGCACCAGACCAAAGAGCGCCACCAGAACCCAAGAGCAGCTCACCTTTCCATGCATCCGTTACTAAACCTACTCTGGCAAAACATGCAAGAAAAAACTTATTTCAGGATACCAACCCACTAGAGGAGGAAGCCCGCAAGCACTTACAGCATGCAGAGGCAAGTCCCAACTAGATATCTGCTCCAccaccctcttccccctccacgttcaCTCTGAGGCATGCCTGGCCGGATGTAGAAATCCTCTCCACAGGAATCCTGTCCGTAGCAGGGAGAAGACCCAGTTCCTCTTTTCCAGCCTTTCCCGTAGAATATGGAGCAGCCAACAGGGTGGAGAGTGGCTCTTTCTGCTGGTCTGCCGGTATGTTCTGAAGACTGTTTTTCCTGGAAGCCCTCTCTTGACCATTCCTCTTCTTAGCGACATCAGGACAGCTACTTGCCCTAGCTGGTTCTCTGACTCCAGCCGCCGGCTTAGTGACTTGCTGCACAGTATAATTCAGCTGGCCTCGGGCTCCTGGGAAGCTGTCCCACTGATCCACACGCCAAAGATTAGGTTGGTACACCGCTGGAGCGACACGGTCTCTCTCAGGAGGTGTCCTGGGCGCGGGCCAGGTCGTTTCTGAATGGCTCAGCTCGTTGACAGCTATTTTGTCCACCTCGTTCTTCGTGGGAGCAGCAGCTGCTTGATCGAACGCAATCCCCTGTTCCAGCTTTGCTGGCCCCCGGCTATTTGCATAGGGGCTTGAAACAGAGACTGTTGCAACTTTGGTTCCGTATCTCCGCTcctcactctgagactccttgggcTCTGCCAATGCCCAGTTCTGGCCTCTTGTATTAGAGCACGCAGACTGCATCTTACAAACCGGGAGAAAAGCCCCGTTGGAGGTAGGCTTTGTGCTCAACTCGCCTGACGCAGAGCGGCCGGCGGATGCCTCTGCAAGAGATATTTCAGCCCAGGATCTAGAAGGCTGTTGCAAGGGGGTAGGGGGATATCCCTCTGTGGCTGGCTTGCTGCCCTCCTCTTCAATGTGAAGGACCTCCAGTGACACAGGGGCCAGGGGGCCCGGCACATCCCTGTAACCACCTGTGGTTTGTTGCTTTGAGACAGGCAGGGGAGCCGTGCCGTCAGCTAAATCTGGGCTGACAGGGCCAGGAAGCAGCTCCAGAGAATGTTCAGAGGTCAGTGAGACAGTGGAACTGGTCTGTGGAAAAAGAAAgagatgggggaggaggaggaggagagatggggggggaaggtgggggaggggaagagaaaagatGGAAACAGAattgaagaaagagagaaaagtaatGACAGGGAGGAGGGGAATTACATACAATGACACTAAAGCAAAAAAATGTGTCCAAGGCGGCCAGGAGGAAAAATAGCATCATGGGGCAGGGAAGCAGGTGGGAATGGCGCTCAACGGTTTCTGACAGTAGGCCAGCCTCTCTCTCTGCAAAAGTGGGTCATGAGAACAATGGCAAGAAACTTGCACCGAATCCAAAAGTCACAGCCAGCCACCCACTTGGTCAGACAGCCCCACATCTCAGCCCTACTCCCGGCTCGGCTAGTTCAGCCCAGGGCAAAAGAATGAGCgcacctggaaaaaaaaaatcccagaggaTTGAGTGGCCATTTCCCCACCTTGTTTCCGTGCAACTGGATCCGAGAAGAGTGTTCTAGGTCAGAGACTGGATCCTTTTGACCAAACAACCCCGCTTTGTTCAGAACCGTGAAAAGCTTCAGC encodes:
- the PXN gene encoding paxillin isoform X3; translation: MSSSLGNNLSELDRLLLELNAVQHNPPSGYSTDEATRTPSLPSGTGSHGGILENTTSLNTKPAAPVKEKPKRNGGQDIEDVCPSVESLLDELESSVPSPVPAITVNQGEMSSPQRVTSSQQQTRISASSATRELDELMASLSDFKTSSTVSLTSEHSLELLPGPVSPDLADGTAPLPVSKQQTTGGYRDVPGPLAPVSLEVLHIEEEGSKPATEGYPPTPLQQPSRSWAEISLAEASAGRSASGELSTKPTSNGAFLPVCKMQSACSNTRGQNWALAEPKESQSEERRYGTKVATVSVSSPYANSRGPAKLEQGIAFDQAAAAPTKNEVDKIAVNELSHSETTWPAPRTPPERDRVAPAVYQPNLWRVDQWDSFPGARGQLNYTVQQVTKPAAGVREPARASSCPDVAKKRNGQERASRKNSLQNIPADQQKEPLSTLLAAPYSTGKAGKEELGLLPATDRIPVERISTSGQIKSVIKQTKETFNVHPMCRDLSPRRKLGPAIFHKSVSQDRLIEELQDRLGISKPEEEEWRRQDSWLTEGVIIVSRPPKKEQDGVQQVEKVIIPAESPLPLRRTVSVPPSPPPQCPKDVWKAVSVNPMVSSSTVPYPPPPPPPPPLPPPPPPPPPPSPHVPQLRYAPSVPSSQPLLQWEMLLENAHSPQAWIQREPVAATAPPKTVMSVGCQTDEDSCFPPKQGFYAPLMDRGSSILAARPPTPEKAGYFLSSPTQHAVWKTV